One window from the genome of Thermodesulfovibrionia bacterium encodes:
- the rph gene encoding ribonuclease PH (RNase PH; tRNA nucleotidyltransferase; forms hexamers in Bacillus subtilis; phosphoroltic 3'-5' exoribonuclease; involved in maturation of tRNA precursors and removes terminal nucleotides near CCA acceptor arms of mature tRNAs), which translates to MSTRIKRSMDQLRPCTFELDYLIHPAGSVLISMGNTKVLCTASIDEMVPRWLHKSTSRQGWVTAEYAMLPGSTSERTPRETLHPKGRTQEITRLIGRSLRSAVNLELLGQ; encoded by the coding sequence TTGAGCACGCGAATCAAACGCTCTATGGATCAACTGCGTCCATGCACTTTTGAGCTTGACTATCTAATCCATCCTGCCGGTTCTGTTTTGATCAGTATGGGCAACACGAAAGTATTGTGTACGGCATCCATTGACGAGATGGTACCCCGGTGGCTGCACAAATCCACCTCACGTCAGGGGTGGGTCACTGCCGAATATGCCATGCTTCCCGGTAGTACAAGCGAACGCACCCCACGCGAGACTCTGCACCCCAAAGGGCGCACCCAAGAGATCACCCGGTTGATCGGGCGCAGTCTACGCTCGGCGGTGAATCTGGAATTGCTGGGCCAG